A DNA window from Akkermansiaceae bacterium contains the following coding sequences:
- the hisS gene encoding histidine--tRNA ligase, with protein MAALAFQALPGFRDFTPRECAIRNYLFETWRGVARRCGYVEYETPILEDTGLYLKKSGGELSSQLFRFEDQGGRDVTLRPEVTASLARLIAEHQRNFPKPLKWFEIGQCFRYEKPQKGRGREFHQFNVDIFGEAGPAADAELISLAIESMLAFGFVEGDFVVRVSDRQAWIDYATAKGISEDRIPDFLGIIDKIEREKPEVLAQKLDAFCLTAEEVKAFIANPENASAAYAAIKADLTSRGLGDFVELDLSIVRGLAYYTGVVFEVFDSRKSMRAVAGGGRYDTLIATISEGAVDLPATGFAMGDYVIRNLIEETPHANMQMEVWLQRNAAGCDVYVVVADETKRGESLKLVTDLRRAGISADYALAGNVKVGKQFQNAEKAGARFAVVVGSEYPELKAKILSSRTEATGSAENAVGWITSLMHQPDGPLLA; from the coding sequence ATGGCCGCACTAGCTTTCCAAGCCCTTCCAGGATTCCGCGATTTCACACCCCGTGAATGCGCGATCCGGAATTATTTGTTCGAAACCTGGCGCGGAGTCGCCCGCCGCTGCGGTTATGTGGAATATGAAACGCCGATCCTGGAGGACACCGGTCTTTATCTGAAAAAGTCCGGCGGCGAACTTTCCTCCCAGCTTTTCCGGTTCGAGGACCAGGGTGGCCGTGATGTGACGCTGCGCCCGGAGGTGACCGCCTCGCTGGCCCGCCTCATCGCGGAACATCAGCGGAATTTCCCGAAGCCCCTCAAGTGGTTCGAGATCGGCCAGTGCTTCCGCTATGAGAAGCCGCAGAAAGGCCGTGGCCGCGAGTTCCACCAGTTCAACGTGGACATTTTCGGCGAAGCCGGACCCGCGGCGGATGCGGAACTGATCTCGCTGGCGATCGAGTCGATGCTGGCCTTCGGCTTCGTGGAGGGTGACTTCGTCGTCCGTGTTTCCGACCGCCAGGCGTGGATCGACTACGCGACCGCGAAAGGCATCTCCGAAGACCGCATCCCGGACTTTCTCGGCATCATCGACAAGATCGAGCGGGAGAAGCCTGAGGTGCTGGCGCAGAAGCTGGACGCCTTTTGCCTCACCGCCGAAGAGGTGAAAGCCTTCATCGCGAATCCGGAGAACGCCTCCGCCGCCTACGCCGCCATCAAGGCGGACCTGACCTCCCGCGGCCTGGGCGACTTCGTCGAGCTGGACCTCTCCATTGTCCGCGGCCTCGCCTACTACACGGGCGTGGTGTTCGAGGTGTTCGACTCCAGGAAATCCATGCGCGCCGTCGCGGGTGGTGGTCGCTATGACACGCTGATCGCCACCATTTCCGAAGGCGCGGTGGATCTCCCCGCGACCGGCTTCGCGATGGGGGACTACGTGATCCGCAACCTCATCGAGGAAACCCCGCACGCCAACATGCAGATGGAAGTCTGGCTGCAGCGCAACGCCGCCGGGTGCGATGTCTATGTCGTCGTGGCGGATGAGACGAAGCGCGGTGAAAGCCTGAAGCTCGTCACCGACCTGCGCCGTGCCGGCATCTCCGCCGACTACGCCCTCGCCGGGAACGTCAAGGTCGGCAAGCAGTTCCAGAACGCCGAGAAAGCCGGTGCGAGGTTCGCCGTCGTCGTCGGCTCAGAATACCCCGAACTGAAAGCAAAGATCCTCTCCAGCCGCACCGAAGCCACCGGCAGCGCCGAAAACGCCGTCGGATGGATCACCAGCCTGATGCACCAGCCGGACGGTCCGTTGCTTGCTTGA
- the rpsA gene encoding 30S ribosomal protein S1, producing the protein MAYAPAEPRNQELSDLIDSKFREFREGSIVKGTILEIRPQVVLVDIGYKSEGAIPSNEFEDEEIEVGDEIEVLLEKLENDEGMVVLSKEKAAHKQNWEKIVKVFQDGGLVRGKVKSVVKGGLTVNVGVEAFLPGSQVDIIPPKDLNEYVGNVYEFKIVKVNDERKNIVLSRREVIEAERSELRQRFLQTVKVGDKVVGAIKNITDFGAFVDLQGMDGLLHITDMSWGRINHPSELLHIGQSVEVIILDVDREKERVSLGLKQMSDNPWEDIERKYPIGQQVKGKVTKLLPYGAFVEIERGVEGLVHVSELSWVKRITRPSDVLEIGQEIEAVVLGISIEEQKISLGVRQLDSNPWDEIELRYPVGATIKGPVRNLTAYGAFVELEEGIDGMIHVSDMSWTRKINHPSEVLKKSDEVEAIVLAIDKANQRVSLGIKQTEDDPWSLIDSRFKVGDLVKGTVAKIASFGAFVSLDGDIDGLIHISQLSEDHVEKVKDIIKVGDTIEARVIKVDKVERRIGLSIKAVNYSEEQLKKESASFESLRPSSEMVGLEQAFNLAAAASEEWRPGEE; encoded by the coding sequence ATGGCTTACGCACCAGCGGAACCCAGAAACCAAGAACTCAGCGACCTGATCGATTCCAAGTTCCGCGAATTCCGCGAAGGATCGATCGTCAAGGGCACCATCCTCGAGATCCGCCCGCAGGTCGTCCTCGTCGACATCGGCTACAAGTCCGAAGGCGCGATCCCGTCCAACGAATTCGAGGACGAAGAGATCGAAGTCGGCGATGAAATCGAAGTCCTCCTCGAGAAGCTCGAGAACGACGAAGGCATGGTCGTCCTCTCCAAGGAGAAGGCCGCCCACAAGCAGAACTGGGAAAAGATCGTCAAGGTGTTCCAGGACGGCGGCCTCGTTCGCGGCAAGGTCAAGTCCGTCGTCAAAGGCGGCCTCACCGTCAATGTCGGCGTCGAAGCATTCCTTCCAGGTTCCCAGGTGGACATCATCCCGCCGAAGGATCTCAACGAATACGTCGGCAACGTCTACGAATTCAAGATCGTCAAGGTCAACGACGAGCGGAAGAACATCGTTCTCTCCCGCCGCGAAGTCATCGAAGCCGAGCGCTCCGAGCTCCGCCAGCGCTTCCTCCAGACCGTCAAGGTCGGGGACAAGGTGGTCGGCGCGATCAAGAACATCACCGACTTCGGTGCGTTCGTCGATCTCCAGGGCATGGACGGCCTGCTCCACATCACCGACATGTCGTGGGGCCGGATCAACCATCCTTCCGAACTCCTCCACATCGGCCAGTCCGTCGAGGTCATCATCCTCGACGTGGACCGCGAGAAAGAGCGCGTGTCGCTCGGCCTCAAGCAAATGTCCGACAACCCATGGGAAGACATCGAGCGCAAGTACCCCATCGGCCAACAGGTCAAGGGCAAGGTCACCAAGCTCCTTCCCTACGGTGCGTTCGTCGAAATCGAGCGCGGTGTCGAAGGTCTCGTCCACGTTTCCGAACTCAGCTGGGTCAAGCGCATCACCCGTCCTTCGGACGTGCTTGAGATCGGCCAGGAAATCGAAGCCGTCGTTCTCGGCATCTCCATCGAGGAGCAGAAAATCTCCCTCGGCGTCCGCCAGCTCGACTCGAACCCATGGGACGAGATCGAACTCCGCTACCCGGTCGGCGCGACCATCAAGGGACCGGTCCGCAACCTCACCGCCTACGGTGCGTTCGTGGAACTGGAAGAAGGCATCGACGGCATGATCCACGTGTCCGACATGTCCTGGACCCGCAAGATCAACCACCCGTCCGAAGTTCTCAAGAAGAGCGACGAAGTGGAAGCCATCGTGCTTGCGATCGACAAGGCCAACCAGCGCGTCTCCCTCGGCATCAAGCAGACCGAAGACGATCCATGGAGCCTCATCGACAGCCGCTTCAAGGTGGGCGACCTGGTCAAGGGCACTGTGGCGAAGATCGCTTCCTTCGGCGCGTTCGTCAGCCTCGACGGCGACATCGACGGTCTCATCCACATCTCGCAACTCAGCGAAGACCACGTGGAGAAGGTCAAGGACATCATCAAGGTCGGTGACACCATCGAAGCCCGCGTCATCAAGGTGGACAAGGTGGAGCGCCGCATCGGCCTCTCCATCAAGGCCGTCAACTACTCCGAAGAGCAGCTCAAGAAAGAGTCCGCCAGCTTCGAAAGCCTCCGTCCGTCTTCCGAGATGGTGGGCCTCGAGCAAGCGTTCAACCTTGCGGCAGCCGCCTCCGAAGAGTGGCGTCCGGGCGAGGAATAA
- a CDS encoding type II and III secretion system protein, with protein MENSRILIPSTGRAALLATACLLSPLFAQGTSDVTGLAARELAKRGASTQEAHELLLKGDESYNAGRHGDAVEAYAGALDLLPDAPTTAELRAAARERYAQASVEYARTLVKKGDLAGAKQAVDKVLQPGVSPNDPGALAFRADLDDPIRNNPAMTADHGKNVDQVRKLLYTAEGAYNLGKYNQARSTYEDVLRIDPYNSAARRGLERLTAAKADYQRTATDQARAEMLGQVEAAWELPLSPLAVDPALAGQPGQATDTSFVPVSRKLDQIIIPKMSLEQASITDAIDFLRLQVSANESTAGTINFNLNLGDTESAARINALKFDLQLNQTPLSQVLKYVTELTRTHYTTDDYSVIIQASGGDAGRLTSRTFKVPPGFLASLSEGASTPAASADPFATTPSAGGGLLAKRLGAQEALAMQGVPFPDGTNASFNAQNNTLRVINTEANLETIARIVESISEAEPVNVITRVTMIRTDQRNLEELGFDWTLGGVGFDGDRYTLSGGSQGNGGNLFDVPVTTPPGNSLRPMTAGNRSGDTAVDSNAIDDLINMGSERSLPANRAPGIFRISGVFGGNQANMLMRGLSQKTGVDLMTSPSTVTRSGQASSVRVVREFIYPTEYEPPEIPQTISATEIYLNGVYIGSEGNNSFPVTPATPTAFEMREVGVILEVLPTADANKNFIEVVMKPSVTDFDGFVNYGTPINMPSGTGTIRVTDNSILMPVFSTQRVDIPTLNVADGSTIIVGGLLRQNLQSVEDKSPVLGNLPVLGRLFQSKAHQPVSTAIIFMVNVQLVDPTGRPFRQ; from the coding sequence ATGGAGAACTCCAGAATTCTCATTCCCTCGACCGGCAGAGCCGCCTTGTTGGCCACCGCATGCCTGCTTTCCCCGCTTTTCGCCCAAGGCACTTCCGACGTCACCGGCCTCGCCGCCCGTGAACTGGCCAAACGCGGAGCCAGCACCCAGGAAGCCCATGAACTCCTTTTGAAAGGGGATGAATCCTACAACGCGGGCCGCCATGGGGATGCCGTGGAAGCCTACGCCGGAGCGCTCGACCTGCTGCCGGACGCCCCCACCACTGCCGAACTCCGCGCCGCCGCCAGGGAACGCTACGCCCAAGCCTCCGTCGAATACGCCAGAACCCTGGTGAAAAAAGGCGATCTGGCGGGCGCGAAACAAGCCGTGGACAAGGTGCTCCAGCCGGGCGTTTCCCCCAATGACCCGGGTGCCCTCGCTTTCCGCGCTGATCTGGATGATCCCATCCGCAACAATCCGGCGATGACCGCGGACCACGGCAAGAATGTCGATCAGGTCCGGAAGCTGCTCTACACCGCCGAAGGCGCCTACAACCTCGGCAAATACAACCAGGCGCGCTCCACCTACGAAGACGTGCTGCGGATCGATCCCTACAATTCCGCCGCGCGCCGTGGACTGGAACGCCTGACCGCCGCAAAGGCGGACTACCAGCGCACGGCGACCGACCAAGCCCGCGCGGAGATGCTCGGCCAGGTGGAAGCCGCGTGGGAACTTCCGCTTTCCCCGCTCGCGGTGGATCCAGCCCTCGCGGGCCAGCCCGGGCAGGCAACGGATACCTCCTTCGTCCCGGTTTCCCGGAAGCTGGACCAGATCATCATTCCGAAGATGTCCCTGGAACAGGCCTCCATCACGGATGCCATCGACTTCCTCCGCCTCCAGGTTTCCGCGAACGAATCCACCGCCGGAACCATCAACTTCAACCTGAATCTCGGGGACACGGAAAGCGCCGCCCGGATCAACGCGCTCAAGTTCGACCTCCAGCTCAACCAGACCCCTCTCTCCCAGGTCCTCAAGTATGTCACCGAACTGACGAGAACCCACTATACCACGGATGACTACTCCGTGATCATCCAGGCATCCGGGGGCGATGCCGGCCGGCTGACCTCCCGCACCTTCAAGGTTCCCCCGGGATTCCTGGCGAGCCTGAGCGAAGGGGCATCCACCCCGGCCGCCTCCGCGGATCCGTTCGCAACGACGCCTTCCGCCGGAGGAGGGCTGCTGGCGAAACGGCTGGGGGCACAGGAAGCCCTCGCCATGCAGGGCGTCCCTTTCCCGGATGGAACCAACGCCTCCTTCAACGCGCAGAACAACACGCTGCGCGTCATCAACACCGAGGCGAACCTGGAGACCATCGCCCGCATCGTCGAATCCATCTCCGAAGCGGAACCCGTGAACGTCATCACCCGGGTCACCATGATCCGCACCGACCAGCGGAACCTCGAGGAACTGGGCTTCGACTGGACTCTCGGCGGCGTGGGCTTCGACGGAGACCGCTACACCCTCAGCGGCGGCAGCCAGGGGAATGGCGGGAATCTCTTCGACGTCCCCGTCACCACCCCTCCCGGCAACAGCCTCCGCCCGATGACCGCAGGCAACCGCAGCGGCGACACCGCCGTTGACAGCAACGCCATCGACGATCTCATCAACATGGGCAGTGAACGGAGCCTGCCGGCGAACCGTGCGCCCGGCATCTTCCGGATCTCCGGGGTCTTCGGCGGCAACCAGGCAAACATGCTCATGCGCGGCCTGAGCCAGAAGACGGGCGTCGATCTCATGACGAGTCCGTCCACCGTCACGCGGAGCGGCCAGGCATCCTCCGTGCGCGTCGTCCGCGAGTTCATCTACCCGACGGAGTATGAGCCCCCGGAAATCCCGCAGACCATCAGCGCGACGGAGATCTACCTCAACGGCGTGTACATCGGCTCCGAGGGCAACAACTCCTTCCCGGTGACCCCGGCCACCCCCACCGCATTCGAAATGCGGGAAGTGGGCGTGATCCTGGAAGTCCTGCCCACCGCCGACGCCAACAAGAACTTCATCGAAGTGGTGATGAAGCCCTCCGTCACCGACTTCGATGGATTCGTGAACTATGGCACGCCGATCAACATGCCCTCAGGCACCGGCACCATCCGCGTGACCGACAACTCGATCCTGATGCCGGTGTTCAGCACCCAGAGGGTGGACATCCCCACTCTCAACGTCGCGGACGGATCCACCATCATCGTCGGCGGACTGCTCCGGCAGAACCTGCAGAGCGTGGAGGACAAGAGTCCCGTTCTGGGGAACCTGCCCGTGTTGGGACGCCTGTTCCAGTCAAAGGCCCACCAGCCGGTCTCCACCGCCATCATCTTCATGGTGAACGTCCAGCTCGTGGATCCCACCGGACGTCCGTTCCGGCAGTAG
- the truB gene encoding tRNA pseudouridine(55) synthase TruB: MRRNPSDDNGPSGVLLIDKAPDMTSHDVVAIARRALNTKKIGHCGTLDPMATGLLMLVIGRATKIQDLLMSEDKEYEGTMTLGAVTSTQDRQGEILESKPVPDLSEAEIKAAFDGFTGPFEQIPPMVSAIKKDGVPLYKLARKGQVIERAPRPVHVTSYQITRTALPEIDFTVNCSKGFYVRTYAHDIGEKLGCGGHLSALRRTRSGKFTLERAVTVDELKNAPRQELYNALVSLAEISLMRGA; the protein is encoded by the coding sequence ATGAGAAGAAATCCATCGGATGATAATGGCCCCAGCGGCGTGCTGCTGATCGACAAGGCACCGGACATGACCTCGCACGACGTCGTGGCGATCGCCCGCCGTGCCCTGAACACGAAGAAAATCGGCCACTGCGGCACACTGGACCCCATGGCGACCGGCCTGCTGATGCTGGTCATCGGCCGCGCGACGAAGATCCAGGACCTGCTCATGAGCGAGGACAAGGAGTATGAGGGCACCATGACGCTCGGCGCCGTCACCTCCACCCAGGACCGCCAGGGGGAGATCCTCGAGTCGAAGCCCGTGCCGGATCTTTCCGAAGCGGAGATCAAAGCCGCCTTCGACGGGTTCACCGGACCTTTCGAACAGATCCCGCCGATGGTTTCCGCCATCAAGAAGGACGGCGTGCCGCTCTACAAGCTCGCCCGCAAGGGCCAGGTCATCGAGCGGGCGCCCCGTCCGGTGCATGTCACCTCCTACCAGATCACCCGCACCGCGCTGCCGGAGATCGACTTCACGGTGAACTGTTCGAAGGGGTTCTACGTCCGCACCTACGCCCATGACATCGGTGAAAAGCTGGGCTGCGGCGGCCACCTCAGCGCCCTGCGCCGCACCCGCTCCGGGAAATTCACGCTTGAGCGCGCCGTCACCGTGGACGAACTGAAGAACGCACCCCGTCAGGAGCTGTACAACGCGCTGGTTTCCCTCGCGGAGATCTCGCTCATGCGGGGTGCCTGA
- a CDS encoding DUF393 domain-containing protein: MPMGWVLFFDGDCAFCSASVRRAVKLDTHKRLKFAPLQGKLAAEKGFGGNAAKQGGTMVLMRESDGRIFQRSEALIELTRVLGGWWRLLTPVKIIPRFIRDAAYQWFADHRYWFSEKGGFCEMPDPEVQKRLLE; encoded by the coding sequence ATGCCCATGGGCTGGGTGCTGTTTTTCGATGGCGATTGCGCGTTCTGTTCCGCCTCCGTGCGCCGGGCGGTGAAGCTGGACACCCACAAGCGGCTGAAGTTCGCCCCCCTGCAGGGGAAGCTGGCGGCGGAAAAAGGGTTCGGCGGGAACGCGGCGAAACAGGGCGGGACCATGGTCCTGATGCGGGAGTCCGACGGCAGGATCTTCCAGCGCAGCGAGGCCCTCATCGAGCTGACCCGCGTCCTGGGCGGCTGGTGGCGTCTGCTGACCCCGGTGAAAATCATCCCGCGTTTCATCCGGGACGCCGCCTACCAGTGGTTCGCGGACCACCGCTACTGGTTCTCCGAAAAGGGTGGATTCTGCGAAATGCCGGACCCGGAGGTCCAGAAGCGGCTGCTGGAGTGA
- a CDS encoding bifunctional riboflavin kinase/FAD synthetase, giving the protein MTTVTRLEDLPALDAPLHLALGVFDGVHVGHQAVIGRAVDAARREGGLAGVLTFDPHPIRVIAPAKAPSSLLATLGHKARIVGGLGAELLIPLCFDQELASMEAGRFLDLLLESPVRTIAVGEDWRFGKGRHGDVELLQSRAETSGFRLEAVPPVMVDGERVSSTRIRQAIRDGNLSAAATLLGRPYSVCGPVVHGRRLGRTIGFPTANLSTGDAQLPPDGVWAVTALLPDGTVRQGVANLGVRPTVDGVTRSLEVHLFDFSEEIYGAELEISFVGFLRPEKKFADVPALRRQIGADAARAREIHGNPR; this is encoded by the coding sequence ATGACCACCGTCACCCGCCTCGAAGACCTTCCCGCGCTGGATGCCCCGCTGCATCTCGCGCTGGGCGTCTTCGACGGGGTGCACGTCGGCCACCAGGCCGTGATCGGGAGGGCGGTGGATGCCGCCCGCCGTGAGGGGGGGCTGGCTGGCGTGCTGACCTTTGATCCGCACCCCATCCGTGTCATCGCTCCGGCAAAGGCCCCTTCGTCCCTTCTCGCCACGCTCGGGCACAAGGCCCGTATCGTGGGTGGGCTGGGCGCGGAGCTGCTCATCCCCCTTTGTTTCGACCAGGAGCTGGCCTCCATGGAAGCAGGCCGCTTCCTCGACCTGCTGCTGGAGTCCCCGGTCCGCACCATCGCCGTGGGTGAGGACTGGAGGTTCGGCAAAGGACGCCACGGGGATGTGGAGCTTCTCCAGTCCCGGGCGGAAACCTCGGGTTTCCGGCTGGAGGCGGTGCCACCGGTGATGGTGGATGGTGAGCGGGTGAGCAGCACCCGCATCCGCCAGGCCATCCGCGACGGGAATCTATCCGCCGCGGCCACCCTTCTCGGCCGCCCCTACTCCGTCTGCGGTCCCGTCGTCCATGGCCGGCGGCTCGGACGCACGATCGGCTTCCCCACGGCGAATCTCTCGACCGGGGACGCCCAACTGCCCCCGGATGGAGTGTGGGCCGTCACCGCCCTCCTGCCGGACGGAACGGTCCGCCAGGGCGTCGCCAACCTGGGGGTCCGCCCCACCGTCGATGGCGTCACCCGCTCGCTGGAAGTCCACCTTTTCGACTTTTCGGAAGAAATTTATGGCGCCGAACTGGAGATCTCCTTCGTCGGTTTCCTCCGGCCGGAGAAGAAATTCGCCGATGTCCCCGCCCTGCGCCGGCAGATCGGCGCGGACGCCGCGCGGGCACGGGAAATCCATGGCAACCCGCGGTGA
- a CDS encoding Dabb family protein, protein MKKLILSILAMTAALSSAGDFRHIVLFQFKATATPEQVKEIETEFAKLPSQIDVIKDFECGKMDNVEVGLNDGLTHAFLVTFKDKADLEKYLPHAAHQAFVAKVKPLLEKALVFDYEAKEK, encoded by the coding sequence ATGAAAAAACTCATCCTCTCCATCCTCGCCATGACAGCCGCCCTTTCCTCCGCCGGTGATTTCCGCCACATCGTCCTGTTCCAGTTCAAGGCCACCGCCACGCCTGAGCAGGTGAAGGAGATCGAGACCGAGTTCGCGAAGCTCCCCAGCCAGATCGACGTCATCAAGGACTTCGAGTGCGGGAAGATGGATAACGTGGAGGTGGGCTTGAACGACGGCCTCACCCACGCGTTCCTGGTCACCTTCAAGGACAAGGCGGACCTGGAGAAATACCTGCCCCACGCCGCCCACCAGGCATTCGTCGCCAAGGTGAAGCCGCTGCTGGAGAAGGCGCTGGTCTTCGACTACGAGGCGAAGGAGAAATGA
- a CDS encoding GxxExxY protein has translation MYADGRDGILVKETEKIIGCSFTVLNSLGHGFHEKPYEQALTVEFLHQGIPFQQQSRYPIHYRQVKVGEYIPDLVVFGKVIVETKTIERIGDVEIGRMLNYLRATGLNVGLILNFKYAKLQFKRVTLTPPEPPLLQS, from the coding sequence ATGTACGCAGATGGAAGAGATGGGATTCTGGTAAAAGAGACCGAGAAAATCATCGGGTGCTCTTTCACGGTCCTGAATTCTCTCGGCCACGGCTTCCACGAAAAGCCGTATGAACAGGCGTTGACCGTCGAGTTTCTTCATCAAGGAATCCCCTTTCAGCAGCAGAGCCGGTATCCCATTCACTATCGGCAGGTCAAAGTCGGTGAGTATATACCGGATCTGGTGGTATTCGGAAAAGTCATCGTCGAAACGAAGACCATCGAGCGCATCGGCGACGTGGAAATCGGACGGATGCTGAACTATTTGCGCGCAACCGGCCTCAACGTCGGACTCATCCTCAATTTCAAATACGCCAAGCTCCAATTCAAACGGGTAACCCTGACGCCACCCGAACCACCCCTCCTCCAATCCTGA
- the raiA gene encoding ribosome-associated translation inhibitor RaiA codes for MQTANVNLPITVTVRHEQVTDALRDHVHKKIEGLHLDYPRIIEAKAILDVQKNRFIAEVILHCANHIHIEAHTEGKDMYAAIDETVDKIARRMRKHKTRLLKKNRPHRNESIRHLEERFFTEDALDHPEEAEHDPEPFIIHPENYAIKTMYKEDAIMQLELSDRPFVLYKSARRGCLTIVYRRKDGEYAAMDIKEG; via the coding sequence ATGCAAACTGCCAACGTCAATCTGCCGATCACCGTCACGGTGCGCCACGAGCAAGTGACTGATGCCCTGCGCGATCACGTCCACAAGAAGATCGAAGGACTCCATCTGGACTACCCGCGCATCATCGAAGCCAAAGCCATTCTCGACGTTCAGAAAAACCGATTTATCGCCGAAGTCATCCTCCACTGTGCGAACCACATCCACATCGAGGCCCACACGGAGGGCAAGGACATGTACGCCGCGATCGATGAGACGGTGGACAAGATCGCCCGCCGGATGCGGAAGCACAAAACCCGCCTGCTCAAGAAAAACCGCCCTCACCGGAACGAATCCATCCGGCACCTGGAGGAGCGCTTCTTCACCGAGGACGCCCTCGACCACCCGGAAGAGGCGGAGCACGATCCGGAACCATTCATCATCCATCCGGAGAACTACGCCATCAAGACGATGTACAAGGAGGATGCCATCATGCAGCTCGAGCTGTCCGACCGGCCGTTCGTGCTCTACAAGAGCGCCCGCCGCGGCTGCCTGACCATCGTCTATCGCCGCAAGGACGGCGAATACGCCGCGATGGACATCAAGGAAGGATGA
- a CDS encoding bifunctional oligoribonuclease/PAP phosphatase NrnA, with the protein MSDPAPNATIEQLGEIFRQHDSFVIMSHVRPDGDAIGSQIGLGFALMAAGKKVRLINEDGLPESLAFLPGSEKIETPPAEPIDAEIAIALDTATKPRLGDNALHAASKAKLLLNIDHHISNPAYGDVNLIDSHSPATGQIIYNIITTLGLPLPAESRDAIYVAVSTDTGSFQYPSTTAATYEMAADLIRRGLDVGTINSKTYDDHPYRRVELMRALLNTLRLSSGGSVASWELNDGTRVDLGLRPEDSEGLIDIIRAIRGVRVAAFFEELPDGKVRVSMRSKDKSVDVCRIAMQFGGGGHSLAAGIRMAGPIAEARAKVLAAVEQAI; encoded by the coding sequence ATGAGCGACCCAGCCCCCAACGCGACCATCGAGCAGCTCGGAGAGATCTTCCGGCAGCATGATTCCTTCGTGATCATGAGCCATGTCCGTCCCGACGGGGATGCGATCGGCTCGCAGATCGGCCTCGGCTTCGCGCTGATGGCAGCCGGGAAAAAGGTTCGCCTCATCAACGAGGACGGCCTGCCGGAGAGTCTGGCGTTCCTGCCGGGTTCAGAGAAAATCGAGACCCCGCCAGCGGAACCCATCGATGCGGAGATCGCCATCGCGCTGGACACCGCCACCAAGCCGCGCCTCGGGGACAACGCGCTGCACGCCGCCTCGAAGGCGAAGCTGCTGCTCAACATCGACCACCACATTTCCAACCCCGCCTACGGGGATGTGAACCTGATCGACTCCCACAGCCCGGCGACCGGCCAGATCATCTACAACATCATCACCACGCTGGGCCTGCCGCTGCCCGCGGAATCCCGGGACGCCATCTACGTCGCCGTCTCCACGGACACGGGTTCCTTCCAGTACCCCTCCACCACCGCGGCCACCTATGAAATGGCGGCGGACCTGATCCGGCGCGGACTGGATGTGGGGACCATCAACTCGAAGACCTACGACGACCATCCCTACCGCCGCGTGGAGCTCATGCGGGCGCTGCTCAACACGCTCCGGCTTTCCTCCGGCGGCAGTGTCGCCAGTTGGGAGCTGAATGACGGAACCCGCGTGGACCTGGGCCTGCGCCCGGAAGACAGCGAGGGCCTCATCGACATCATCCGCGCCATCCGCGGGGTGCGCGTGGCCGCTTTCTTCGAAGAACTGCCGGATGGAAAAGTCCGCGTCTCCATGCGCTCGAAAGACAAGAGCGTGGATGTCTGCAGGATCGCCATGCAGTTCGGCGGCGGCGGCCACTCCCTCGCCGCCGGCATCCGGATGGCGGGTCCCATCGCGGAAGCGCGTGCCAAGGTGCTCGCGGCCGTGGAGCAGGCCATCTGA